From Rudanella lutea DSM 19387, a single genomic window includes:
- a CDS encoding two-component regulator propeller domain-containing protein — MVRNLKKGRDGTILMAGPNNASFGDVFRYDARLPDEPGKSFTNLTRKLGPHQFWDVLEDRRGNLWFTSTDAGVYYDNGKTIQHFTTKEGLASNSVRSVYEDKDGIIWFGTADGISRYDGKSFRNFTSPNAPLFYKEGHWNHDIHTILEDKTGKLWVGTRGDAFVYDGKTFTTLTHKGEPFLDVWSIIEDRKGTIWLGGYNGFRVGRTGGLYRYDGRTFTKVSERGAYAIIEDKKGNIWTTGPVNPANWTVQALSRYEATSLHSDTPIVTEIKSGKAFFGLLEANDGSIWFGDATGVYRYDGRTITDFYNKGGQKKYSIDPKQSAIVWRGSMLLGGWEGTTFRGDGSRTGNVGLKKGELTIESDRRSDRHLVGGTVEIDMTTIQETMDDQRPRNKLPSFFDVKKFPLSTFTITKVEPENGASANVPTDGSIRVTAEGNLNITGNLTIEGITKAVTVRAKMHFKDGMDGTVELNGALTIDRTEWGIDSGSEKYFLKSGDGTISDDVKLFIKIVARKHMR, encoded by the coding sequence ATGGTGCGTAATCTGAAAAAAGGCAGAGATGGCACCATTCTGATGGCGGGCCCCAACAATGCATCCTTTGGGGATGTGTTTCGGTACGATGCCCGCCTGCCCGACGAGCCGGGGAAATCGTTCACGAATCTTACCCGTAAACTGGGTCCGCACCAATTCTGGGATGTTCTGGAAGATCGACGCGGCAACCTTTGGTTCACGTCTACGGATGCCGGCGTTTATTATGACAACGGCAAAACCATTCAACATTTTACCACGAAGGAGGGCCTCGCCAGTAATTCGGTTAGGTCTGTTTATGAAGATAAAGATGGTATTATCTGGTTCGGCACTGCCGACGGAATCAGTCGCTACGACGGGAAATCATTTCGAAATTTCACCTCGCCAAACGCTCCCCTTTTTTATAAAGAAGGACATTGGAATCATGATATTCATACAATCTTAGAAGATAAAACCGGGAAATTGTGGGTAGGCACAAGGGGCGACGCCTTTGTGTACGACGGGAAAACGTTTACCACGCTGACCCATAAAGGCGAGCCTTTTCTCGACGTTTGGAGCATAATCGAAGATCGAAAAGGTACCATTTGGCTGGGCGGTTACAATGGCTTTAGAGTAGGCCGGACCGGTGGTCTCTATCGTTACGACGGCCGGACTTTTACGAAGGTATCGGAGCGAGGGGCATATGCGATAATCGAAGATAAAAAAGGAAATATTTGGACGACGGGCCCCGTAAATCCGGCCAATTGGACGGTTCAGGCACTTTCCCGGTACGAGGCAACGTCGCTCCATAGTGATACCCCCATCGTTACCGAGATCAAGTCGGGAAAGGCTTTTTTTGGGCTTCTGGAAGCGAACGATGGTAGTATTTGGTTTGGCGATGCGACCGGTGTGTATCGGTATGATGGAAGGACCATCACGGACTTTTACAATAAAGGGGGGCAGAAAAAATATAGCATCGATCCGAAGCAAAGCGCTATCGTATGGAGAGGGTCTATGCTACTGGGTGGATGGGAAGGTACTACGTTTCGGGGCGATGGTAGCCGTACGGGCAACGTCGGTCTGAAAAAGGGAGAATTGACCATCGAATCGGATCGCCGGAGCGACCGTCATTTGGTGGGCGGTACTGTTGAAATCGACATGACGACCATTCAGGAAACGATGGACGATCAACGTCCACGCAACAAGTTGCCCTCCTTTTTTGATGTAAAGAAATTCCCCCTTTCTACGTTCACTATTACGAAGGTTGAGCCGGAGAATGGGGCAAGTGCAAACGTTCCAACGGATGGAAGTATTCGGGTCACAGCGGAAGGTAATCTGAACATTACGGGTAACCTGACTATTGAAGGGATCACGAAGGCAGTTACCGTTCGGGCAAAAATGCACTTCAAGGACGGAATGGACGGAACGGTCGAGCTAAATGGTGCGCTGACCATTGACCGAACCGAGTGGGGTATCGATTCTGGCTCAGAAAAGTACTTTTTAAAGTCTGGTGATGGCACTATCTCCGACGACGTCAAGCTTTTTATCAAAATCGTAGCCAGGAAACATATGAGATAA
- a CDS encoding helix-turn-helix transcriptional regulator, protein MDTNWNNVQAIRATFSVLFENRTDQERRDDAAQLLSFRFMSEVERIMDERGMTKHDLAEALGTSTGHITQLFRGNRILNFDMFARLEKALSVNFTINSR, encoded by the coding sequence ATGGATACGAATTGGAATAATGTTCAAGCCATCAGAGCCACTTTCAGTGTTTTGTTCGAGAATCGAACCGACCAAGAACGTCGCGATGATGCCGCTCAGCTGCTGTCGTTCCGCTTTATGAGTGAAGTAGAACGGATAATGGACGAACGAGGCATGACGAAACACGATCTGGCTGAAGCCTTAGGTACGTCAACCGGTCACATCACGCAGTTATTCCGGGGAAACCGAATACTGAACTTCGATATGTTTGCTCGATTGGAAAAAGCGCTATCGGTCAACTTTACTATCAACTCACGTTAG
- a CDS encoding DUF262 domain-containing protein: MIQSASNYPLSILFNPDQNNKYIIPKYQREYVWQQHNWEALFDDILENDKGHFLGSIICINHSTDALQTLRLELVDGQQRVTTTSILFAALYTWLNQHADKSDINILVELAGIQNKLIQKNSPAVTRLEPSLQGKNLPDFEYVLNQAGVLKREVDKLANVGKRRIERAYRYFLSRLNETDEDGIMRFNTASVLAFLEKLNAASMVKIEVSSHSDAFTLFETLNNRGEPLSALDLIKNKLLDVLEKQNVNTLDQNFERWTRLLDHLTDDSATQQRYLRHYYNAFKYRPEVAVKGFSKATRSNILDIYSRLIDADVRTIFDNLYDKAKLYGRLVRPDHPDNPALVTQALLDLQRIGGVTSQAFLLFLVANYPDLSPNDLAAIVRLLVTFFVRRNITDTPPTRDLDKLFIDLIDWCRQHEQTPTEAHIRSFLRQPVWYVSDELFRQKLMGNVYQDNVDAARFLLCSIERTHQTLETYTDLWRRLESGQYVWTIEHILPQGKNLPAEWVSMVGDSDATTARQIQEQHAHKLGNLTISGYNSSLGNLPFNEKRDRKDKKGHPVGYQNGLFLNETLAHKETWKAEDITERTLYLVDTCVALFSL; the protein is encoded by the coding sequence ATGATTCAATCCGCCAGCAACTACCCCCTTTCCATTCTTTTCAATCCAGACCAGAATAACAAATACATTATTCCCAAGTACCAACGCGAGTACGTTTGGCAGCAACATAACTGGGAGGCTCTTTTCGACGATATTCTCGAAAACGATAAAGGCCATTTTCTAGGGTCGATCATCTGCATCAACCACAGCACCGATGCCCTGCAAACCCTGCGGCTCGAACTGGTCGATGGGCAGCAACGCGTGACCACCACCTCGATACTTTTTGCTGCGTTGTACACCTGGCTTAACCAACATGCCGATAAATCGGACATTAACATACTGGTGGAGCTGGCGGGTATTCAAAACAAACTGATACAGAAAAACAGCCCGGCCGTTACGCGGCTCGAACCCTCGTTGCAGGGTAAAAACCTACCCGATTTTGAGTATGTGCTTAATCAGGCGGGTGTGTTGAAGCGCGAAGTCGATAAGCTGGCCAACGTAGGCAAACGACGCATCGAACGAGCCTATCGGTATTTCCTCAGCCGCCTGAACGAAACCGACGAAGACGGTATCATGCGATTCAACACGGCATCGGTACTGGCTTTTCTGGAAAAGTTAAATGCGGCATCGATGGTGAAAATCGAAGTCAGCAGCCATTCCGACGCGTTTACCCTGTTTGAAACCCTCAATAATCGGGGTGAGCCTCTATCGGCGCTCGATCTGATCAAGAATAAGTTGCTGGATGTACTCGAAAAGCAGAACGTCAATACACTGGATCAGAACTTCGAACGGTGGACCCGGCTACTCGACCACCTGACCGACGACTCGGCTACCCAACAGCGGTATCTACGGCATTACTACAATGCGTTTAAGTATCGGCCCGAGGTCGCTGTCAAAGGCTTTTCGAAAGCAACACGCTCCAACATTCTGGACATTTACTCCCGATTGATTGACGCCGATGTTCGTACCATTTTCGACAACCTGTACGATAAAGCAAAGCTATACGGCCGCCTGGTACGACCGGACCACCCCGACAATCCGGCCCTTGTTACTCAGGCTCTGCTCGATTTACAGCGTATTGGCGGAGTCACGTCGCAGGCGTTTTTGTTGTTTTTGGTCGCCAACTACCCAGACCTTTCCCCCAACGACCTGGCCGCCATTGTACGCTTGCTGGTTACCTTCTTCGTGCGTCGTAACATCACCGATACCCCCCCTACACGCGACCTCGACAAGCTATTTATCGACCTAATCGACTGGTGCCGACAGCACGAACAAACACCCACGGAGGCACATATCCGGTCGTTTTTACGTCAGCCTGTTTGGTATGTATCCGATGAGTTATTTCGTCAGAAGCTCATGGGCAACGTCTATCAGGACAATGTCGACGCGGCCCGCTTTTTACTGTGCAGCATCGAACGGACGCATCAGACACTCGAAACCTATACCGATCTATGGCGACGTCTGGAAAGTGGCCAATACGTCTGGACCATTGAGCATATTCTGCCTCAAGGGAAGAACCTCCCGGCTGAGTGGGTCAGCATGGTAGGTGACAGCGACGCCACTACCGCCCGGCAAATTCAGGAACAGCACGCTCATAAACTGGGTAACCTGACCATTTCGGGTTATAACAGTTCGTTGGGCAACCTGCCATTCAATGAAAAGCGGGATCGGAAAGACAAGAAAGGCCACCCGGTTGGTTACCAGAATGGCTTATTCCTGAATGAAACACTGGCCCATAAAGAGACTTGGAAAGCCGAAGACATTACCGAACGAACGCTGTATCTGGTCGATACCTGTGTGGCGCTTTTTAGCTTGTAA
- a CDS encoding Hsp70 family protein, with protein sequence MENMINYGIDLGTTNSAITKFIKGDVTVYSNPTDYGRNTLPSVVGYKKDRIFIGSKAKELLEKDPRNVVGTFKRKMGTSESYKIKAINDSKTPIDLSAAVLKELKTFVSTGDSLDAAVITIPASFDTIQSNATKEAGLQAGFKQVVLLQEPIAASLAYANMKKEKDLQDGQWLVYDFGGGTFDVALIRIKEGEMKVLDHEGDNYLGGADFDRLIVEKVLVAKLEEKYSFTDLETSLKSASGQLNAQYYVMLRRAEEAKIQLSAKTSAEIVVDGLTDEDDNEIDEEITITRSEFNDLIRPHIDATLDMIKQILTRNSLRPSDIQFTLMVGGSTYIPYVRQRVEEILQIPVNCEIDPTTAVAIGAAYYAATKPKELAGTTKAKAQSRLSIKAAYEKMSKEKEEIFSARITGDVNGLFYRITREDGGFDTGLKNLTERINEDLPLVEGVYNFFKLTIYDAQSNIIETGLDIIGINSGYGISGQPLPEDICLVVDDEDNIGDTRLFPVFQKNSILPLRRSITRQLNKTVLKGASEDIIRVNILEGPHTALPEANKTIGYLELTGRQLTRDVHKGSDIEITIQMSESRDLIISVYLTMADQDFMGTFNPKARHTPIGKLRLDIDSLSEKLEAEIEEATEQENYEVAKELSGLRKDVEVVAEQISSIADDDVTDARYQLEDKKRKLAQSIDFATKDKRFTVARIKYSEARDKCVKIVDENGNDSERKHISDIIAQEPIFLNGNNLNKIQEKTDEVLAIQWQILWRMPKFLTNYFAYLVQQTHRMNDQEKARSFVDAGRFAIESQNWERLREVNSSLINLLPRSNREEINTIIGF encoded by the coding sequence ATGGAAAACATGATTAACTATGGTATCGATTTAGGTACCACCAACTCGGCAATTACAAAATTCATTAAAGGAGATGTTACTGTTTATAGTAATCCAACTGACTATGGCCGTAACACTTTACCTTCTGTAGTTGGATATAAGAAAGACCGAATTTTTATAGGCAGTAAAGCAAAAGAGCTACTTGAAAAAGACCCGCGCAATGTAGTTGGCACCTTCAAACGGAAAATGGGTACGTCCGAGAGTTATAAAATTAAAGCAATTAACGATTCCAAAACACCTATAGATCTGTCTGCTGCAGTTCTTAAAGAGTTAAAGACGTTTGTATCTACAGGTGATTCCCTGGACGCAGCTGTTATTACCATACCGGCATCTTTTGATACCATTCAATCTAACGCTACGAAAGAAGCTGGCCTACAGGCTGGTTTCAAACAAGTTGTTCTTCTACAGGAGCCTATCGCTGCAAGTTTGGCTTACGCCAACATGAAAAAAGAAAAAGACTTACAAGATGGTCAATGGTTAGTCTATGACTTTGGAGGGGGGACTTTCGATGTGGCGCTTATTCGAATCAAGGAAGGCGAAATGAAAGTATTGGACCATGAAGGTGATAATTACTTAGGTGGAGCAGACTTCGACCGTTTGATTGTAGAAAAAGTACTAGTCGCCAAACTGGAAGAAAAATATTCCTTTACTGATCTAGAGACATCTTTAAAAAGTGCTTCTGGACAACTGAACGCACAATATTATGTCATGCTTCGCCGAGCTGAAGAAGCTAAAATTCAACTTTCGGCAAAAACGTCCGCTGAGATAGTGGTTGATGGACTGACGGATGAAGATGATAATGAGATTGATGAAGAGATTACAATAACACGATCTGAATTCAACGATCTCATCCGGCCACATATCGACGCTACGTTGGATATGATCAAACAAATACTGACCAGAAATTCATTGCGTCCTTCAGACATTCAGTTTACATTAATGGTGGGAGGGTCAACGTATATTCCTTATGTTCGTCAGCGAGTAGAGGAAATCCTCCAAATTCCTGTTAATTGCGAAATTGATCCGACAACTGCGGTGGCAATTGGGGCGGCCTATTATGCAGCCACAAAACCGAAAGAATTAGCAGGTACTACCAAGGCAAAGGCCCAATCTCGCTTGTCCATCAAGGCTGCCTATGAAAAAATGTCCAAAGAGAAGGAGGAGATTTTTTCAGCCAGAATTACAGGCGACGTTAACGGACTCTTCTACCGTATAACACGAGAAGACGGAGGCTTTGATACAGGATTAAAGAATCTAACCGAACGTATTAACGAAGATTTACCACTTGTTGAAGGCGTCTACAACTTCTTTAAACTGACTATTTATGACGCCCAGAGCAATATTATCGAAACGGGTCTAGATATTATCGGCATAAATAGTGGATACGGAATTAGCGGACAGCCTTTACCAGAGGACATATGCTTAGTAGTAGATGATGAAGATAATATTGGAGATACAAGACTCTTTCCTGTTTTCCAGAAAAACTCAATTCTTCCACTTAGGAGATCGATAACAAGGCAACTGAATAAAACGGTACTCAAAGGGGCTAGCGAAGACATTATCCGCGTTAATATTTTAGAAGGTCCTCATACAGCGCTTCCAGAGGCAAATAAGACGATTGGTTATTTAGAGTTAACAGGACGTCAGCTAACCCGAGATGTTCATAAAGGATCCGATATTGAAATTACTATTCAAATGTCTGAATCGCGTGATCTAATAATTTCAGTCTACCTGACGATGGCAGATCAGGATTTCATGGGAACCTTCAATCCAAAGGCTCGCCACACCCCAATAGGTAAATTGCGGCTTGATATTGATAGTCTGTCCGAAAAACTAGAAGCAGAGATCGAAGAGGCTACTGAGCAAGAGAATTATGAAGTCGCGAAAGAATTATCTGGTTTACGTAAAGATGTGGAGGTAGTTGCTGAACAAATTAGCTCAATAGCTGATGATGATGTAACAGATGCTCGCTATCAATTAGAGGATAAAAAACGAAAACTTGCTCAGTCAATTGATTTTGCAACAAAAGATAAGCGTTTTACAGTAGCTCGAATCAAGTATTCAGAAGCAAGAGATAAATGCGTCAAGATCGTAGATGAAAACGGTAATGACTCAGAAAGGAAGCATATAAGCGACATAATAGCCCAAGAACCAATTTTCTTGAATGGTAATAATCTGAATAAAATTCAGGAAAAGACTGACGAAGTTTTAGCTATTCAATGGCAAATCCTTTGGCGAATGCCTAAATTCTTGACGAACTATTTTGCTTATCTAGTTCAGCAAACTCATCGTATGAACGATCAGGAAAAAGCCAGATCCTTTGTTGATGCAGGTCGTTTTGCAATTGAAAGCCAAAATTGGGAAAGGTTAAGAGAGGTAAACAGTTCTCTAATAAATCTACTACCAAGGTCTAACCGCGAGGAAATAAATACCATCATTGGCTTTTAA
- a CDS encoding recombinase family protein: MNQPKKIPSTRKKKTSEKDPYEEPTPYLNPNHKLANVKINGVWHHYNDEGVMVVSNPKNQLIPVALFVRVSKKSQNYDRQVADLLPVAKRQDWTVTHIIEEKGSATKRRLANRPELTKLLELCRSGAIKKVLVTEFSRLGRLRGETPQVIDEITELGVSIYAHNLGMETLLFNGRINPGTAMVRAIMVEMAAQEVERSSERIISGQQKAVLDGKHIGRPKGSIKSDHSLLKEYSSIVGDLRKGDSIRRIASYREVSKATVEKVKAAWLRTNPPTAESV, translated from the coding sequence ATGAACCAACCCAAAAAGATACCCAGCACCAGGAAAAAGAAGACTTCGGAAAAGGACCCCTATGAAGAGCCTACTCCTTACCTGAACCCTAACCATAAACTGGCCAACGTTAAGATTAACGGCGTCTGGCATCACTACAATGACGAAGGGGTAATGGTAGTGAGTAATCCTAAAAACCAATTAATCCCTGTTGCTCTCTTTGTAAGAGTTAGTAAAAAATCTCAAAACTATGACCGGCAGGTAGCCGATCTATTACCAGTTGCAAAACGCCAAGACTGGACAGTCACTCACATCATTGAAGAAAAGGGCTCTGCAACCAAACGTCGGTTGGCTAATCGCCCCGAGCTTACCAAGCTTTTAGAGCTGTGCCGATCAGGGGCGATCAAGAAGGTTCTTGTTACCGAGTTTTCCCGACTGGGGCGGCTACGTGGGGAGACACCACAAGTCATTGATGAAATAACAGAGCTGGGGGTTTCTATATATGCTCACAATCTGGGGATGGAAACCCTATTGTTCAACGGTCGTATCAATCCGGGAACAGCGATGGTGCGGGCAATTATGGTAGAAATGGCAGCTCAGGAGGTAGAGCGTAGCTCAGAGCGTATAATTAGTGGCCAACAGAAAGCGGTATTGGACGGTAAACACATTGGGCGACCCAAGGGCTCAATAAAGTCTGACCATAGTCTGTTAAAGGAGTATTCAAGCATTGTTGGCGATTTGCGTAAAGGTGACAGCATCCGGCGTATTGCTTCATACCGCGAGGTTTCTAAGGCAACCGTTGAGAAAGTAAAAGCAGCCTGGCTGCGTACCAATCCACCTACAGCTGAAAGCGTGTAA
- a CDS encoding DNA-primase RepB domain-containing protein has translation MTTATGVIVQTFADALRAERYKIQVHHPQTEDAFWVEYTPEQLLRSVSYLRYKNGQGFNIYVRPIGWQYVLLDDLTRSSLTALASLKPCLLIETSPANYQAWLILSELPPDRANALANCRQLAEQLGGDLASAEPDHVGRLPGFTNRKEKHRQANGYYPFVRLCKAHYRLSTFYPSGGGVPKEDVSIQAMPSSIHATQLNSESEHDFGIICGLIKLGRTDTQITAHLLQHSPNLIQRKGRHVHSYIERSIRKARACFAG, from the coding sequence ATGACAACAGCAACCGGGGTTATCGTGCAAACTTTTGCGGACGCGCTACGAGCTGAACGCTATAAGATTCAAGTGCACCATCCCCAAACAGAAGATGCCTTTTGGGTCGAGTACACTCCCGAGCAATTACTTCGGTCCGTTAGCTATTTGCGGTACAAGAATGGACAAGGCTTCAATATTTATGTTCGCCCAATAGGGTGGCAGTACGTGCTGCTCGATGACCTTACTCGGTCGTCGCTTACGGCGCTGGCTTCTCTAAAACCTTGTCTGCTCATTGAGACTAGTCCAGCCAATTACCAAGCCTGGTTGATTCTTTCCGAACTCCCCCCCGACCGAGCCAACGCCCTGGCCAATTGTCGCCAGCTAGCAGAGCAACTAGGCGGTGACCTAGCCAGCGCTGAGCCCGACCATGTTGGCCGTCTGCCTGGATTTACGAATCGTAAGGAGAAACATCGGCAAGCTAACGGCTATTACCCTTTTGTCCGCTTGTGCAAAGCGCACTACCGCCTGTCTACTTTTTACCCCTCGGGGGGGGGCGTGCCGAAAGAGGATGTATCAATACAGGCGATGCCTTCTTCTATTCATGCTACCCAGCTCAATAGTGAAAGCGAACATGATTTTGGAATTATCTGCGGTCTGATAAAGCTGGGACGTACTGACACGCAAATTACCGCTCATTTGCTCCAACACAGCCCTAACCTCATCCAACGAAAAGGCAGACATGTGCATAGCTATATCGAGCGGAGTATTCGTAAAGCGCGGGCCTGTTTTGCTGGGTAA
- a CDS encoding VapE domain-containing protein, producing the protein MNKTLTDDMAIIAIEPESGKPKNSTVKHYKGEEPLIVRLKNFLNARYTFRLNIVSNDLEAKPARSTADWLVLNPDDLNCQLYEANYKAFDKPLSALLGSSYVPRYDPLAAYFEQLPKWDESQPDYIRQLAGFVKTTDQKWFESMFKKMLVRVVACGIGSLPFNKHCFILKGEQNDGKTSFVRFLFPPAMQRYATEFIDFQSKDGYISLATNLFVFLDDMDKMPEPNIGKIKAMLTTATIKLRRPFGKRDHLDRRRASFFGTTNQDEFLTDTTGNVRWLVFDVRKILHDYGGEKGYSQNIDIDLVWAQAYALCKGGYAAELTGEEIKYSEKKNKEFMVRSYELELVEQYIKPSKPHAPGAEHLTATDIYNRLATKTRAPINVYKLQTAIKAQCGKRISNRHKGQKSYSIQGYWVIME; encoded by the coding sequence GTGAACAAAACGCTCACTGACGATATGGCTATTATCGCTATTGAACCCGAATCGGGCAAACCTAAGAATTCAACAGTCAAGCATTATAAGGGAGAAGAACCGCTCATTGTACGGCTCAAAAACTTTCTCAACGCGCGATATACCTTCCGGCTCAACATCGTTTCCAATGATCTCGAAGCTAAACCCGCTCGTTCTACAGCAGACTGGCTGGTACTTAACCCGGACGATCTCAACTGCCAACTTTACGAAGCCAACTATAAAGCGTTCGACAAACCCCTGTCAGCGTTGCTTGGCTCTAGTTACGTGCCGCGTTATGATCCCCTCGCGGCTTACTTCGAGCAGCTTCCCAAGTGGGATGAATCCCAACCCGATTACATACGTCAATTAGCAGGCTTTGTCAAAACAACAGACCAAAAATGGTTTGAAAGTATGTTTAAAAAGATGCTTGTACGAGTAGTGGCTTGTGGCATCGGTAGCCTTCCCTTCAACAAACATTGCTTTATTTTAAAAGGCGAGCAAAATGACGGTAAAACATCATTTGTTCGCTTCTTATTCCCTCCTGCCATGCAGCGTTACGCTACTGAATTCATTGATTTTCAGAGCAAGGATGGCTACATCAGCCTGGCCACAAACCTATTCGTTTTCCTGGACGACATGGATAAGATGCCAGAACCCAACATTGGCAAAATAAAAGCCATGTTGACCACTGCCACCATCAAATTACGAAGACCTTTTGGCAAGCGTGATCACCTTGATAGACGCCGAGCTAGTTTCTTTGGCACCACCAATCAAGATGAGTTTCTCACCGATACAACAGGCAATGTTCGCTGGCTCGTTTTCGACGTGCGAAAGATTCTCCATGACTATGGTGGCGAGAAAGGCTACAGTCAGAATATTGACATTGACCTGGTCTGGGCTCAAGCTTATGCCTTGTGTAAAGGGGGGTATGCTGCCGAACTCACAGGCGAAGAAATTAAGTACTCCGAAAAGAAGAATAAAGAATTCATGGTCCGCAGCTATGAGCTAGAGTTAGTCGAACAGTATATAAAGCCGAGCAAACCACATGCCCCTGGAGCTGAACATCTCACCGCCACTGACATCTACAATCGACTAGCCACTAAAACTCGTGCCCCTATCAATGTTTACAAACTGCAAACAGCCATCAAGGCCCAGTGTGGTAAACGCATAAGCAATCGTCACAAAGGCCAGAAATCTTACTCTATTCAGGGGTATTGGGTCATCATGGAATAG
- a CDS encoding site-specific integrase: MTGKVAYRVLYNRANRLDTQGKASVIIEAMMNGRRRYFKTGIRLKPAEWDKRKNEVKGNPSYNTLIRDRIRELETFELRFPAIFGRPFTLDDFDSSTDNQSSSDSKAPALTFTEFVIRQCEQDKHKVSEDTTQRYLRTNEYLKLYNKDVPVQFKDITYDFVEGFESWLRASGRAKEKSTIYKHHKGIKKYLSLATRKGLFDANTNPYLNFAIKNGESIIDVVQPNEIRRLEQLDLTGENSRYAIYRDAYLFGYYTLLRISDITRLRQSHLIETERGLCIDLKAKKTGKHNWIPLYELHLDENGQSKPVQLIKRYTRDDQKPLFGRTDQVINRNLKVLFRMARINKPAYFHTARHSGITFLLEIGIPMHVVQRLAQHSKPQMTMKYVHLTNHDVVKILSRTEWNTGSNAKSPQTSKTLPKDL; the protein is encoded by the coding sequence ATGACAGGAAAAGTAGCGTATCGAGTTCTCTACAATCGGGCCAATCGACTCGACACACAGGGTAAAGCATCAGTGATTATTGAGGCCATGATGAATGGTCGACGTCGGTACTTCAAAACAGGTATCAGGCTGAAACCAGCTGAATGGGATAAACGAAAAAACGAAGTGAAAGGTAATCCATCATATAACACGCTGATTCGAGATCGCATCCGCGAGTTGGAAACCTTTGAGCTCCGCTTCCCAGCCATTTTCGGACGTCCATTCACATTAGACGATTTTGACAGCTCTACAGATAACCAATCGTCTTCTGACTCAAAAGCTCCAGCACTGACATTTACAGAATTTGTCATCAGACAGTGTGAGCAGGATAAGCACAAAGTCTCTGAGGATACAACCCAACGCTATTTGCGTACCAATGAATATCTGAAGCTTTACAACAAAGACGTACCTGTACAATTCAAAGACATCACATACGACTTCGTTGAAGGCTTTGAATCATGGCTACGAGCATCTGGGCGGGCCAAAGAGAAGTCTACTATTTACAAACACCATAAGGGGATTAAGAAGTATCTAAGCTTAGCCACTCGCAAGGGCCTGTTTGATGCAAATACTAACCCCTATTTGAACTTCGCCATCAAAAACGGGGAGTCTATCATCGATGTAGTACAACCCAATGAAATACGTCGTTTAGAACAATTAGATCTCACTGGTGAAAACTCAAGGTATGCCATCTACCGGGATGCCTATCTTTTCGGCTATTACACGTTGTTGCGTATTAGCGACATAACACGCCTACGGCAGTCTCATTTGATAGAGACGGAAAGAGGGTTGTGTATCGATCTCAAAGCGAAGAAGACGGGGAAACATAACTGGATACCTCTTTACGAACTGCACCTTGATGAAAATGGTCAGAGCAAACCTGTGCAGTTGATTAAGCGATACACCCGCGATGATCAGAAACCATTGTTCGGCCGTACAGACCAGGTTATCAATCGGAATTTGAAGGTTCTATTCCGAATGGCCCGAATTAACAAGCCAGCTTATTTCCACACCGCAAGACACTCAGGCATCACCTTTTTGCTGGAGATAGGGATTCCTATGCACGTTGTTCAACGCCTGGCTCAGCATTCAAAGCCACAAATGACGATGAAGTACGTGCATTTGACCAATCATGATGTGGTTAAGATACTTTCCAGGACAGAATGGAATACCGGCTCCAATGCCAAGAGCCCACAAACATCAAAAACGCTCCCCAAGGATTTGTGA
- a CDS encoding PAS domain-containing protein, with protein MNVSESYVEMLNRSFRPSQQEGCRPFPIASLEITLLHEAQQRAKEREKALFARLCRIFDWKLTRQQRRYYAQSLQDGMTLVLTDLSKSILWTSHSFLTLTGYTMGEVLGRTPSLLQGSDTNMSLMRKVGEQLRHARPVNITTRNHRKNGESYLCRIMISPMRNTQGDLTHFLAVEHEVAEA; from the coding sequence ATGAATGTCTCTGAATCATACGTCGAAATGCTGAATCGGTCATTTCGGCCTTCCCAACAGGAGGGCTGTCGGCCGTTTCCGATTGCCAGCCTGGAAATTACCCTCTTACACGAAGCTCAACAACGAGCTAAAGAACGGGAGAAAGCCCTGTTTGCCCGGCTGTGCCGCATTTTCGACTGGAAGCTCACCCGGCAGCAGCGCCGGTACTACGCCCAAAGCTTGCAGGACGGCATGACCCTCGTGCTGACTGACCTATCAAAAAGTATTCTGTGGACAAGCCATAGTTTTCTGACGCTGACCGGGTACACCATGGGTGAGGTGCTCGGCCGCACGCCCTCCTTGTTGCAGGGCAGCGATACGAATATGTCGTTGATGCGGAAGGTAGGGGAGCAGCTACGCCATGCCCGACCCGTGAATATTACGACCCGTAATCACCGCAAAAACGGCGAATCGTATCTGTGCCGAATTATGATCAGCCCAATGCGCAACACACAGGGCGACCTGACGCACTTTCTGGCAGTGGAACACGAAGTAGCCGAAGCCTGA